Proteins from one Bradyrhizobium roseum genomic window:
- the bchM gene encoding magnesium protoporphyrin IX methyltransferase, which translates to MTIATYLERRGELKTYFDRTAVDAWAKLTSDAPVGRIRATVRAGRDEMRNTLLSWLPQNMSGARMLDAGCGTGALSIEVARRGARVVAIDLSPTLVSVARERLPSDLDASAIDFKSGDMLDPKLGKFDFVVAMDSLIHYRPADTCRIMAELAGRTNDALLMTFAPKTPALALMHAAGRLFPRGDRAPAIEPVAEQKLRRLLMADEGLERWQIGRSHRVASGFYTSQALEMIPR; encoded by the coding sequence ATGACCATCGCAACCTATCTCGAACGGCGCGGCGAGCTTAAAACCTATTTCGACCGTACGGCGGTCGATGCCTGGGCCAAGCTGACCTCGGACGCGCCCGTCGGTCGCATCAGGGCGACGGTGCGCGCCGGGCGCGACGAGATGCGCAACACGCTGCTGTCGTGGCTGCCCCAGAACATGAGCGGTGCGCGGATGCTCGATGCCGGATGCGGCACCGGCGCGCTGTCGATCGAAGTAGCGCGGCGCGGTGCGCGCGTGGTCGCGATCGACCTGTCGCCGACGCTGGTTTCGGTCGCGCGGGAGCGCCTTCCGTCGGATCTGGATGCCTCAGCGATCGACTTCAAGTCCGGCGACATGCTCGATCCAAAGCTGGGAAAATTCGATTTCGTGGTGGCGATGGACTCGCTGATCCATTACCGGCCGGCGGATACGTGCCGGATCATGGCGGAGCTGGCCGGGCGCACCAATGATGCGCTGCTGATGACGTTTGCCCCGAAAACTCCGGCTCTGGCGCTCATGCACGCCGCCGGCCGGCTTTTTCCGCGCGGCGATCGGGCGCCCGCGATCGAACCTGTCGCCGAACAGAAATTGCGGCGGCTGCTGATGGCCGATGAGGGGCTGGAGCGCTGGCAGATCGGCCGCAGTCACCGTGTCGCCAGCGGTTTCTACACGTCGCAGGCATTGGAGATGATTCCCCGATGA
- a CDS encoding MFS transporter has translation MTRISTTLAKGWMRLGTRFLPFADAATNELPLGRLLRLSLFQVSTGISIVLLNGTLNRVMIVELGVSTLLVSLMVSIPLVFAPFRVLIGFKSDQHRSVLGWRRVPYIWMGTLLQFGGFAILPFALLVLSGTGEYPAVYGQFGAALAFLLVGAGMHTIQTAGLALATDIAPEDARPRVVAFLYVMLLIGMVGSALIFSELLRNFDEIRLIQIIQGVAVTQMLLNIAALWKQEARNPSLTSAARERPQFQQSWARFRKSGGSVRVLVALALGTSAFSMQDILLEPYGAEILKLSVGQTTALTAFFALGTLAGFGLAARTLGRNADPYRIAGFGAVAGIFAFAAVIFAAPLGSVLLFRIGTGLIGFGGGLFAAGTLTAAMALARDGESGLALGTWGAVQATAAGGGIALGGGVRDAVSSLASSGALGRALTDPSTGYSVVYHIEIALLFATLVAIGPLVRTARTRFPQPSSKFGLAEFPS, from the coding sequence ATGACCCGGATTTCGACGACATTGGCAAAGGGCTGGATGCGTCTCGGAACGCGTTTCCTTCCCTTTGCGGACGCCGCCACCAACGAGCTCCCGCTCGGACGGTTGCTGCGGCTGTCGTTGTTCCAGGTCTCGACCGGCATCTCCATCGTGCTGCTCAACGGAACGCTCAACCGCGTGATGATCGTTGAACTCGGCGTATCGACTTTGCTGGTTTCGCTGATGGTGTCGATCCCGTTGGTGTTCGCGCCGTTCCGCGTGCTGATCGGATTCAAGTCCGACCAACATCGCTCGGTGTTGGGCTGGCGGCGCGTTCCCTATATCTGGATGGGAACGCTGCTGCAGTTCGGCGGTTTTGCGATCCTGCCGTTCGCGCTGTTGGTATTGTCCGGCACCGGCGAATACCCGGCCGTCTACGGACAATTCGGGGCGGCGCTGGCGTTCCTGCTGGTCGGCGCGGGCATGCATACGATCCAGACGGCTGGTCTGGCGCTGGCCACCGATATTGCGCCGGAGGACGCGCGGCCGCGCGTGGTCGCGTTCCTCTATGTGATGCTGTTGATCGGAATGGTGGGCAGTGCGCTGATCTTCAGCGAACTGCTGCGCAATTTCGACGAAATCCGGCTGATACAGATCATCCAGGGCGTCGCGGTCACGCAGATGCTGCTCAACATCGCAGCGCTCTGGAAACAGGAGGCGCGTAATCCCTCGCTGACCTCGGCGGCGCGCGAGCGGCCACAGTTCCAACAATCCTGGGCCAGATTCCGCAAATCCGGCGGATCGGTTCGTGTCCTCGTCGCGCTGGCGCTGGGGACTTCGGCGTTCTCGATGCAGGACATTCTGCTGGAGCCGTATGGCGCCGAAATCCTGAAACTCAGCGTCGGCCAGACCACCGCGCTCACGGCCTTCTTCGCGCTTGGGACACTCGCGGGCTTCGGGCTGGCGGCGAGGACGCTCGGACGCAACGCCGATCCTTATCGGATTGCGGGATTCGGCGCGGTCGCCGGCATCTTCGCTTTCGCAGCGGTCATCTTCGCGGCACCCTTGGGCTCGGTGCTGCTGTTCCGGATCGGCACCGGCCTGATCGGGTTTGGCGGCGGGCTATTCGCGGCGGGGACACTGACCGCGGCGATGGCGCTGGCGCGCGACGGCGAGAGTGGATTGGCGCTTGGCACATGGGGCGCCGTGCAGGCGACCGCGGCCGGCGGGGGCATTGCGCTGGGCGGCGGCGTACGAGACGCCGTGTCGTCGCTGGCGTCGAGCGGCGCGCTCGGCCGAGCGCTGACCGATCCGTCGACGGGATACAGCGTCGTCTACCACATCGAGATTGCTCTGCTGTTCGCCACGCTGGTTGCGATCGGCCCGCTCGTGCGCACGGCACGAACGCGCTTTCCGCAACCGTCGTCAAAGTTCGGTCTCGCTGAATTTCCTAGTTAG
- a CDS encoding magnesium chelatase subunit H, producing MPKRTTPADTTPIRVVIVTMDGHLSRAASRAQARLKGNFPGLSLVVHSADEWGTDDVALDRCRDDIARGDIVIATMLFLDDHVRAVMPALAARRDHCDAMVCCMSAAEVVKLTRVGKFDMSGEALGAIAWLKKLRGNRKGSPGGKGEMKMLRQLPKLLRFIPGTAQDMRAYFLTLQYWLAGSEQNIANMIRLLVDRYADGPRRRLRGAVKAEPPVDYADIGVYHPRLKGRIAETADCLPDVPGERGTVGILLLRSYLLAGNSGHYDGVISAFEAKGLRVIPAFASGLDQRPAIERFFMKDGRSAVDAVVSLTGFSLVGGPAYNDSKAAEEILAKLDVPYLSAHPVEFQTLEQWGASDRGLMPVESTIMVAIPELDGAAGPMVYGGRSDGAGMPCTGCDRSCTFSRSEVAGEMQVCSERAEMLASRTARLVAMRRAERRDRKVAIVLFNFPPNAGNTGTAAFLSVFESLHRTLSAMKREGYQVDLPADVDALRERIVVGNAARFGADANVHTRIPAGDHVRGEKWLRQIEAQWGPAPGKQQSDGSSIFVLGERFGNVFVGVQPAFGYEGDPMRLLFEKGFAPTHAFSAFYRWMREDFGADAVLHFGTHGALEFMPGKQTGLSAACWPDRMIGDLPNLYLYASNNPSEGTIAKRRSAATLISYLTPPVAHAGLYKGLVELKASIERWRGLPPDGDVERVGLATLIQAQASTLELAVADPIWADPAREIGKLSAAVLELEYTLIPHGLHVVGEAPSAEQRVEMLQAVADASHGARPDKSILEALVRGETPEALAAKEEVSLPLYKELAGIDRILQQDHEIPSILHALDGKFVRPAPGGDLLRTPAILPTGRNLHGFDPFRIPSTFAVQDGAQQAQRLIDKHVGEGHGIPESVAIVLWGTDNLKNEGAPIGQALALLGARPRFDGYGRLTGAELLPLEQLNRPRIDVIVTMSGIFRDLLPLQIKLLAEACFLAASADEPVERNFVRKHALAFQAANNCDLEIASLRVFGNADGAYGSNVNHLVENGRWEDEDELAETYTRRKSFAYGLKGQPVQQTALLKNALATVDLAYQNLDSVELGVTTVDHYFDTLGGISRAVRMAKGGQSAPVYIGDQTRGAGTVRTLSEQVSLETRTRMLNPKWYEGMLKHGYEGVRQIEEHVTNTMGWSATTGEVAPWVYRQLTETFMLDPAMRERLASLNPVASAKVANRLIEAHERKYWSPDPEMLDVLRRAGEELEDRLEGVGVAA from the coding sequence ATGCCAAAGCGCACTACGCCCGCTGACACGACGCCGATCAGGGTCGTCATCGTGACCATGGATGGTCATCTGTCCCGCGCGGCTTCGCGGGCGCAAGCGCGCTTGAAGGGAAATTTTCCTGGGTTGTCGCTCGTCGTTCATTCTGCGGACGAATGGGGCACCGACGACGTGGCGCTCGACCGCTGCAGGGACGACATCGCCCGCGGCGACATCGTCATCGCCACGATGCTGTTCCTCGACGATCACGTTCGCGCCGTGATGCCTGCGCTGGCCGCTCGCCGCGACCATTGCGACGCCATGGTCTGCTGCATGTCGGCGGCCGAGGTCGTGAAGCTGACGCGGGTCGGCAAGTTCGACATGAGCGGGGAGGCGCTGGGCGCCATTGCCTGGCTGAAGAAGCTGCGCGGCAATCGCAAGGGTAGCCCCGGCGGCAAGGGCGAAATGAAGATGCTGCGGCAGTTGCCAAAACTGCTGCGCTTCATTCCCGGCACCGCGCAGGACATGCGGGCCTACTTCCTGACCTTGCAATACTGGCTGGCGGGGTCCGAGCAGAACATCGCCAACATGATCCGCCTGCTGGTGGACCGATACGCCGATGGCCCGCGCCGCCGCCTGCGTGGGGCCGTCAAGGCCGAGCCTCCGGTCGACTACGCCGATATCGGTGTTTACCATCCGCGCCTCAAAGGCCGCATTGCCGAGACAGCCGATTGCTTGCCGGACGTGCCGGGTGAACGCGGCACCGTCGGTATCCTCCTGCTGCGTTCGTATCTGCTGGCCGGAAATTCCGGTCATTATGACGGCGTGATCTCGGCGTTCGAGGCGAAAGGGCTGCGGGTGATCCCGGCTTTCGCCAGCGGCCTCGATCAGCGGCCGGCGATCGAACGCTTTTTCATGAAGGACGGCCGCAGCGCGGTCGATGCGGTGGTTTCGCTGACCGGCTTCTCTCTGGTCGGCGGCCCCGCCTACAATGATTCCAAAGCGGCCGAGGAAATTCTCGCCAAGCTGGACGTGCCCTATCTGTCGGCACACCCCGTGGAATTCCAGACGCTCGAACAATGGGGCGCTTCGGATCGCGGCCTGATGCCGGTGGAGAGCACCATCATGGTGGCGATCCCGGAACTCGATGGCGCCGCGGGTCCGATGGTCTATGGCGGTCGCTCCGACGGGGCAGGCATGCCGTGCACGGGGTGCGACCGTTCGTGCACGTTCTCCCGCTCCGAGGTCGCCGGCGAAATGCAAGTCTGCAGTGAGCGCGCGGAGATGCTGGCCTCGCGCACCGCGCGCCTGGTCGCCATGCGCCGCGCCGAGCGGCGGGATCGCAAGGTCGCGATCGTTCTGTTCAATTTTCCGCCGAATGCTGGCAATACCGGCACCGCCGCCTTCCTGTCGGTCTTCGAATCCCTGCATCGCACCCTCTCCGCGATGAAACGGGAGGGCTATCAGGTCGATCTGCCTGCTGATGTCGACGCGCTGCGCGAGCGGATCGTGGTGGGCAACGCGGCCCGCTTCGGCGCCGATGCCAATGTCCACACCCGAATCCCGGCCGGCGATCACGTCCGCGGCGAAAAATGGCTGCGCCAGATCGAGGCGCAATGGGGACCCGCGCCGGGCAAGCAGCAGAGCGACGGCAGCTCGATCTTCGTGCTCGGTGAGCGCTTCGGCAATGTCTTCGTCGGCGTCCAGCCTGCCTTTGGCTACGAAGGCGATCCGATGCGGCTGCTGTTCGAGAAGGGTTTTGCGCCGACGCATGCCTTCTCGGCATTCTATCGCTGGATGCGTGAGGATTTTGGCGCCGATGCTGTGCTGCATTTCGGCACCCATGGCGCCCTCGAATTCATGCCCGGCAAGCAGACTGGACTGTCCGCTGCGTGCTGGCCCGACCGCATGATCGGCGATCTGCCCAATCTTTATTTGTATGCCTCGAACAATCCCTCCGAAGGCACCATTGCAAAACGGCGGTCGGCGGCGACGTTGATCAGCTATCTCACCCCGCCGGTCGCCCATGCCGGGCTCTACAAGGGTCTGGTCGAGCTGAAAGCATCGATCGAGCGCTGGCGCGGCCTGCCGCCGGACGGTGATGTCGAGCGCGTTGGCCTGGCGACGCTGATTCAGGCGCAGGCCAGCACGTTGGAGCTAGCGGTGGCGGACCCCATCTGGGCTGATCCCGCGCGCGAGATCGGCAAGCTGTCGGCGGCGGTGCTGGAGCTTGAATATACGCTGATCCCGCATGGTCTCCATGTGGTCGGCGAGGCCCCGTCGGCGGAGCAACGCGTCGAGATGCTGCAGGCGGTTGCGGACGCATCGCACGGTGCTCGTCCCGACAAATCGATCCTCGAGGCGCTGGTGAGGGGCGAAACACCCGAAGCGTTGGCCGCCAAGGAGGAAGTATCGCTTCCGCTCTACAAGGAGCTCGCGGGCATCGATCGTATCCTGCAGCAGGATCACGAGATCCCAAGCATCCTGCATGCGCTTGACGGCAAGTTCGTCCGTCCCGCGCCGGGTGGGGATCTCTTGCGGACGCCGGCGATCCTGCCGACCGGCCGCAACCTCCATGGATTCGATCCGTTCCGCATTCCCAGCACCTTTGCGGTTCAGGACGGCGCGCAGCAGGCGCAGCGGTTGATCGACAAGCACGTCGGCGAAGGACACGGAATACCGGAGTCGGTGGCGATCGTGCTGTGGGGCACCGACAATCTCAAGAACGAGGGCGCGCCGATTGGCCAAGCCCTTGCGCTGCTCGGCGCCAGGCCCCGCTTCGACGGCTACGGCCGTTTGACCGGCGCGGAACTGCTGCCGCTCGAGCAGCTTAACCGGCCGCGGATTGACGTGATCGTCACCATGTCCGGTATCTTCCGCGACCTGCTGCCGCTTCAGATCAAACTGCTGGCCGAAGCCTGCTTCCTGGCGGCTTCCGCGGATGAACCTGTTGAACGGAACTTCGTTCGCAAGCACGCGCTCGCTTTCCAGGCCGCGAACAATTGCGACCTCGAAATCGCATCGTTGCGTGTGTTCGGCAACGCCGACGGCGCCTACGGCTCCAACGTCAACCATCTGGTCGAGAACGGCCGCTGGGAAGACGAGGACGAACTTGCGGAAACCTATACGCGCCGCAAGAGCTTTGCTTACGGCCTCAAGGGCCAGCCCGTGCAGCAGACGGCGTTACTGAAGAACGCGCTCGCCACCGTCGATCTCGCCTACCAGAACCTCGACTCGGTCGAACTCGGCGTCACCACCGTCGATCATTATTTCGATACGCTCGGCGGCATCAGCCGCGCTGTTCGCATGGCCAAGGGCGGCCAGTCGGCGCCGGTCTATATCGGCGACCAGACCCGTGGCGCCGGCACCGTCCGCACTTTGTCCGAGCAGGTATCGCTGGAAACCCGTACCCGGATGCTCAATCCGAAATGGTACGAGGGCATGCTCAAGCACGGTTACGAGGGCGTGCGCCAGATCGAAGAGCACGTCACCAACACCATGGGCTGGTCGGCGACGACGGGCGAGGTGGCGCCCTGGGTATACCGGCAGCTCACCGAGACGTTCATGCTCGATCCTGCGATGCGCGAGCGGCTGGCATCGCTCAATCCGGTGGCTTCGGCCAAGGTCGCGAACCGGCTGATCGAGGCGCACGAACGCAAATACTGGTCGCCCGATCCGGAAATGCTCGATGTCCTGCGCAGGGCAGGCGAAGAGCTCGAAGACCGCCTCGAAGGCGTGGGAGTTGCCGCATGA
- the bchL gene encoding ferredoxin:protochlorophyllide reductase (ATP-dependent) iron-sulfur ATP-binding protein: MNIQSPPSALEGHLKLKSLSRCGDGEGSVQVQLDPKVKIGTAKVFSVYGKGGIGKSTTSSNLSVAFSKLGKRVLQIGCDPKHDSTFTLTKRLVPTVIDVLESVNFHAEELRPEDFVFEGYNGVMCLEAGGPPAGTGCGGYVVGQTVKLLKEHHLLEDTDVVIFDVLGDVVCGGFAAPLQHSDRALIVAANDFDSIFAMNRIVAAIEAKSKNYGVRLGGVIANRSKDTDQIDRYNEQAGLRRVAHFPDLDVIRKSRLKKSTLFEMDETPELKAVTDEYMRLAAELWAGTIEPLPGKSLKDREIFDLLGFD, encoded by the coding sequence ATGAACATCCAGAGTCCTCCATCTGCGCTCGAAGGACATTTGAAGCTGAAAAGTCTCTCGCGTTGCGGCGACGGCGAAGGCAGCGTCCAGGTCCAGCTCGATCCCAAGGTCAAGATCGGCACCGCAAAAGTATTCTCGGTCTACGGCAAGGGCGGCATCGGCAAGAGCACGACGTCGTCGAACCTGTCGGTCGCCTTCTCGAAGCTCGGCAAGCGCGTGCTGCAGATCGGCTGCGATCCCAAGCATGACTCGACCTTCACGCTGACCAAGCGCCTGGTCCCGACCGTCATCGACGTGCTCGAATCGGTGAACTTCCATGCCGAGGAACTGCGGCCGGAAGATTTCGTGTTCGAGGGCTACAACGGCGTGATGTGCCTCGAGGCCGGGGGCCCGCCTGCTGGGACCGGCTGCGGCGGCTACGTCGTCGGACAGACGGTGAAGCTGCTCAAGGAGCATCACCTGCTCGAAGATACCGACGTGGTGATCTTCGATGTGCTCGGCGACGTCGTTTGCGGCGGCTTTGCCGCACCCTTGCAGCATTCGGACCGGGCGCTGATCGTCGCGGCCAATGATTTCGACTCGATCTTCGCGATGAACCGCATCGTCGCGGCCATCGAAGCCAAATCGAAGAATTACGGCGTGCGGCTCGGCGGCGTGATCGCCAACCGCAGCAAGGATACCGACCAGATCGACCGCTACAACGAGCAGGCCGGGTTGAGGCGGGTCGCGCATTTCCCCGACCTCGATGTCATCCGCAAAAGTCGCCTGAAGAAATCGACGCTGTTCGAGATGGACGAGACGCCGGAATTGAAGGCGGTGACGGACGAATATATGCGGCTCGCTGCCGAGCTGTGGGCAGGGACCATCGAGCCGCTGCCGGGAAAATCGCTGAAGGATCGTGAAATCTTCGATCTGTTGGGGTTCGACTGA